TCACGCTGCCCCTGCGTCGTCAATTCTTGCGGCGCGAAGCCGAACTGTGTTAGATCCTGGACCTGGATCGATCCGTCACCGGGGACAAACCATGTGGTTTCGGCGTTCGGACCAATGCCGTACGCGCCCTCGTCGCGCGTTGTGGCCACGGCGTAGCTGCCGACTTGGTGAACTTCGAGAGTTCCCATGCCCGTTCGCAAATCGGTGGCACCGTTGAACAGAACGTCGCCGGTGTGGGAGTTCACCACTGAGGCGGTCACCGAGGCATCGTCTTGTTCGTGGAGGCATAGTAGGAAGTCGGGGCCGTTCAGGAAGCACTTGGGCGGTCGCGCTCCCGAACCCACGCCGACGGCCGGAAACAAGCTTCGGCCGTTTACGGCGTCCACCGAGATCAGCCACCAAACAGGCTGTGGCAGAGCGGAGTCCGTTGCGAGGAAGTACACGTTGTCGCCTATGGATCCGACGAACGGTTTGGTACCTCTGCGGAGGTCGTTCGGTGCAATACGGGCCGCCGGGTACGAGTCGGGGATTCCCCACTGCGAGGGTGTGCTTCGCCACCCGGCGACAGGTTGATCGCGCATCTCTGTGGACAGCAGTGCGCCGGATGCAGGCTCCCAGTGTGGGTTGGCCGTGATCAGGCGTCCACCGCGTTGCCACCAGACGGCAGCTGCGATAACCACTACGACAACAAGGCACACTAAGGGAGCGGTCAATCGGATACGCGTCTTACGGCGTGAGGCGTTTGCGTCGTTACTGGAGTCGGTGCTCAACTGATCAGGCACTGTCATGTCGTCTGATCGTCTGTGGACGAAGCGAAGGCAAGGGCGCTGTTGTACAGACGTCTACTCCCGTTCATTCCTCGTTCCCGGAGTAGCTCGCCGAAAATACCTCCGCCGTCCTCTCGTGAACCATGGCTGGCGTCGGCAGCCCGAGTGTGTGTTGGAGCAGTCCGTCAACCGCGGTGCTGCTGTGCCCCATGAGGCACATCAGTTCCTTCACGACCGCATACTGGGCCGCTTGGGCTTTCTGTGCGGCTAGAGACGCGATTTGGAGAATCTCATCGGCTAGTTGGGATTCCGTCATCGAACACACACTTGGCGACAGTTCGACCTCGCGGGTCACGCCACCGATCGCTGATGTTGCCGAAATGGTTCCCGCAGGGTTGGTCACGGTGAAGGAGATGGAGAGCACATCATCGTCCCTCCCAACGTGATCGACATCGGTAGCCGGGAGGCTTACGACGTTATCGTGAGACCACTCATCATCCTCATCATCCCAACCCATATGTCCCGTCATTTGGAAATCCCTTATCGCGAAGAAACTTAGGCAACCGGCTATGTGCGGCAGGCGTCGCCGAGGTCCTTCCCTGCGAGCCAGTCGGTGTTGTTGTAGTTCGTGGACGCCGTTTTCAGACGTTCGTTCAGATCATGTGAGAGTCGCCAAAGCTTGTCACGCGTGTCATCCCGCGCAGATTCAAGTGCTGTGACAGCCATGTTGCTGGCTAAACAAACGATGCCGTGTGTGCTCTCTACCCTGCTCGACAAATCATTCACCGTCTCACCTGCGATCTTGAGAGTACCGGCGACAGAGGCTTGTTTGGCGGCAAGGGCATCGATGTGATCAGTCAGCACCCTCAGATTCTTAGCTTGGTCAGACATCTAATTCCCTGTCGATCGAAATGGACTGTTGTGATGTGACGTGCCGTTGTGCTCGCCGGGCCCCAGGTAGTGGTTCCATCGGTCAGCGCGGCACTCCGTATGGTGTGGCGGGCGGATATTCGACCGGTGGCTCGTCGGTGTCGGGAACCGTGTACGGCGTGTCCGCTTCGGTTCGGCGCGGAAGTGTGCCGCGAGTGCGCTCATCTCCGAACGGTTCGCCGCAGGGGAAACTGTCGTCGCTGTCAACGAACTCTAGTTCCGCCGCTTTTTGGTAAGTGTCGATTTGATTACGTATATCGAAAGAAGTCGAGACGGATTCGGCGACAAGCCTTGCCATAGCAATGCGTGCTTCCGTCGTCTGCTCGGCCGCGACCGCAATGTCGCTGATTGCCTTCACAGCCGCGCCACCTGCCACTGAGTTCATCCAAGATGTCGCGGCGTCGTAGTCTGAAAGGAACTTCACTCGGTCATCAAGGGTGTTACGAGTGGCTGTAACCCTGGCAGCCAGCGCGCTGAGGAGTCTTTGCATGTTCTGCTCGGCGACCGCCACTTCCAACACCTGGTGTCGATGTTCGTCGTTCTTGCTCTTGTACGTTTCCGCTGCGGTGCCGTCCCACGCTGTACTGTTTACGTCGGCTTGAATCAGTTCGTGCCCGGCTTCTTCGTACAACTGACCGGACTTCTTGAAGGCCTCGCCGTCTTCGGGCTCACCGGAGCCGGTGGTCAGCTTCATGCCGTTGATGACTAACTGGGCGCCCGCGATAATTGGCGAGCTTGCTAAGGAAAGCACGCCGAGATTGGGCAACTTGTCCAGTAGGCCGAGCCCCTTTGACCGGTCAAAGCCGACGACGTCACCGTACTTCCCCAGTAACTCCAGCGCTCTGCCCAGCAAACTCATGGTTCCCCCTTCTGTAGGAGGGAGCTTACCGCCATCCCTGGCAGGGGCTGCGCGTGATTTTGCGTACGGGGTGGTCTCAACGCTGAAGCTCTGAGTCCAGCGATGTAAGTCATCGCTGGAGACCGGTCGCAGGAAATTCCCTCCTCTCCGACTAACGCGGAACGTAGCTATGGCCAGGTATGTCTGGTACGCCCTGCCAGGCAGCGGGAAACTTGACTTGCAGAAAGCGGCGGCCCGATAGCTGGCCTCAGCGAACTTTGACGGGTTCAGCTAGTTGCTGGCGGACTCCTTGCGCGATACTTTCGTCGGTGGTTTGCCGGCTACCAATCCTTCGAGGCCCATGTCGACGAATAGCTCTGAAGCACTGCAGCAAGCGGTGGCAAACGAAACACTCACGAATAAGGTCCGTGACAGTACGTCGGTTGCGAATCGAAGTCTTTTGACGGGATCGATCCGAGGGTGAAGGCCGGCATCGAGGATTTCGAGGACGGATATCGCGACGCGTTTCCCAAGCCGCCTGGCCATACTGGGGCTCATGAACATCGCAGCAGCCGTATTTCGAGTTTTCTGCGCGGCAATATTGACGATGTCGCTCGTGTCATGCGACCAAAGCCGCGAGTCGGAACCTCAGTCAGCCGAGCAGACGTTTGCGAACTGGCCACGAATACTTGACGGTTTCCGTTTCCGCTGGTCCGCCGACCCCGGTATTGATCTGTTGACCGGGCCGGCAGTTCCGCTGCGTGCGTATCTGGAGTCTCATCGCGTAGGGGACATGACGTTCGACTCAAACGATGCCTACCCCGGATTTGATCGGGCTGTCCCGCGAGTCGGGAAGGCGATCGACGAGTCCCGATCGGATCTGCCCTTTGAGCTGTGGGGTATCCAGCCCGCCACTGAGCCGGCGTTGGCGTACGTACAGCCGACGAACTTTTACGGCAACGAATACTTTCATGTCCTCGATCTGACTCCTATTGAAGGCGGCGGTTATCGAGCATTTGTATGCGACGGTCTGTACAACGTTTTCGTCGAGCAACCTCAAGCTCATGAATATGAGCCGGTTTATGAGTTAACCGATGCTGATCCGGATCCTGACCCGCGCGCGGTGAAAGTCTGGCGAGTAGAGCTGACCGATAAGTTGCCTCCAGCCGGCAACACACCCTCGGCCGTCACTGTTCCTCAGGAAGGACCGAATCCGGCGCCTTTGGGAGATGTGTTCGGCCCGTGGCGCATCACAGGTGCCAGTCCGGACACATCTTGGGGGGCTACGGATGGTTCGGACCCTAACTCAGGTGCGCATCCGAAGCTCCGTCAAATGAGGGAGCAGTGCTATGCGCGTATGCCGCACAATGCCGCTCAGCGCCACGCCATCTACACCAGCCGTCTTGAGACACCGACGGCCATGGAGCCGGCAGTGCCGGGTTGGCCGGGGGACACCGCGTGACATTTGCCTACCGCAGCACCTCGGGACCAGCTTGACCGAGGTCAGTACGACGTATTCGGTTCCGGCCACCAGTCGGAGTGTTCGATTCCTGTGGCCGGGTTTCCGGTAACACGCTCGACGACATCGGTGAGAGCCGAGACATCGCCGCGGGCGATGGCCTGGTACCAGGAGATCCAGGCTTCGATCTGGTTTCCGCTCATGCCCAGCTGCCAGCGACGGCTGAATGCCTCTTCCAGCGTCTCGGGGTGGTAGCGGTAGGGACGTCCCGTCGCATCGGCGATCTTGGCGACGGCCCGCTCAAGGGTGAGCAGTTCCGGTCCGGTGACCTCGAGGATCGCACCGTCGTTGTCGGTGCCCGGATCGGCCGCGACTGTGGCGACGACCGCGGCGATGTCGTTGTGTGTGACGAATGCGGCCTCCCCGCTGCCACCCGGCCCGCTGATCACCAGATTCTCGTCGGCCAGCGCCGCGGGCGTCGCGCCGTAGAACCCGGCCCGGAAGATCGTGTGGCGCAATCCCGTTCCGGCGATGTACTGCTCGGTGAGCCAGTGGTCACGGGCATTGCGGTAGGTCGCGACGGGACCGGCCCCCAGCAGTGACACGTAGAGGACACGTTCGACGCCGACGGCGATGCCCGCCTCCACTGCGGTGGCGTGTTCTTCGAGGCGCCTGCCGGTCGGATGCCCGGAGATCAGGATCAATGTCGACGCGCCGTCCAGCGCCTGGCGCATGGCCGCGGCATCGGCGTACTCGGCCGGTCCTCGGCGTTGTGCGCCGGCAAGTTCGGACACGGCAGTGGGGTTGCGCGCCACCAGGAGCTGAGGAATCTGACGTTCGGCAAGTGCGGCGGCTATTCGACTGCCCAACGCCCCGGTGACGCCAGTGGTGGCGACTGTTGCATTCCTGTGCTGGCTCATGGGGCTCCTTGCTCGGGTATCGCCGCCGCCCGAAAGGTACGATGGCTGTCGTATACGACGCTAGCGGCACGATAGGTACGACGCAAGTCGTACCTGAGGAAGGTGGTTGCGCGGTAGTGGAATCCGATATGTCGTTGGGTGCTGTGCTCGCTGCGCTGGCTGACCCGCATCGCAGGCGCGTTGTCGCCGAGCTGGCCGAGGCCGGTAGCGATGTCGAGCGCACCTGCTCGTCGTTCGCCCTTCCGGTCGCCAAGTCGACTGCGACACACCACTTTCGGATACTCAGTGAGAGTGGATTGATCCAGCTGACCGATTACGGCAACCGAAAAGGGGTCTTACTTAGGCGTGAAGAGGTCGATCGGCGGTTTCCGGGGCTCCTGGCCCTGCTGGCCGCAGAACAGAGGTAACAGGTCTGGCTGTCCGCCCGCTGGCGTCAGCTCAGCGCGTATCCGGATAGCTGAGGACGTTGATGAGGTTGCCGTCAGGATCGCGAATCATCGTCGCGCGCAGGCCGTCTGCGGAGATGGACCGCAACTTCCACACAAACGTCAGGTCGAGCCGCTCGAACCGAGCTGTTACCGCCTCAAGGTCACGCGTGCGGAAAACGATGGCTTTCAGACCGCTCACCGACAGCAGCGACTCCGGCGTGATCTCCGGTGACCGCTCGATCGCCGGCTTCGACAGCAGTTCGATGCGAAGTCCTCTGATTTCGAGCAGAACGAAGTCTGCCTGTACGGCTGTGGAGTATGTGCGATACGCCACCTCGAACCCGAATACGCGCTTGTACCAGGCGATGGACTGATCCATATCGGTCACGGCGACTGCAACATTGTCAAACGCGAGATCATCAACAGTTTCTGACAATTT
This region of Mycolicibacterium goodii genomic DNA includes:
- a CDS encoding YbaB/EbfC family DNA-binding protein; the protein is MTGHMGWDDEDDEWSHDNVVSLPATDVDHVGRDDDVLSISFTVTNPAGTISATSAIGGVTREVELSPSVCSMTESQLADEILQIASLAAQKAQAAQYAVVKELMCLMGHSSTAVDGLLQHTLGLPTPAMVHERTAEVFSASYSGNEE
- a CDS encoding ESX-1 secretion-associated protein codes for the protein MSDQAKNLRVLTDHIDALAAKQASVAGTLKIAGETVNDLSSRVESTHGIVCLASNMAVTALESARDDTRDKLWRLSHDLNERLKTASTNYNNTDWLAGKDLGDACRT
- a CDS encoding EspA/EspE family type VII secretion system effector — its product is MSLLGRALELLGKYGDVVGFDRSKGLGLLDKLPNLGVLSLASSPIIAGAQLVINGMKLTTGSGEPEDGEAFKKSGQLYEEAGHELIQADVNSTAWDGTAAETYKSKNDEHRHQVLEVAVAEQNMQRLLSALAARVTATRNTLDDRVKFLSDYDAATSWMNSVAGGAAVKAISDIAVAAEQTTEARIAMARLVAESVSTSFDIRNQIDTYQKAAELEFVDSDDSFPCGEPFGDERTRGTLPRRTEADTPYTVPDTDEPPVEYPPATPYGVPR
- a CDS encoding NAD(P)H-binding protein; its protein translation is MSQHRNATVATTGVTGALGSRIAAALAERQIPQLLVARNPTAVSELAGAQRRGPAEYADAAAMRQALDGASTLILISGHPTGRRLEEHATAVEAGIAVGVERVLYVSLLGAGPVATYRNARDHWLTEQYIAGTGLRHTIFRAGFYGATPAALADENLVISGPGGSGEAAFVTHNDIAAVVATVAADPGTDNDGAILEVTGPELLTLERAVAKIADATGRPYRYHPETLEEAFSRRWQLGMSGNQIEAWISWYQAIARGDVSALTDVVERVTGNPATGIEHSDWWPEPNTSY
- a CDS encoding ArsR/SmtB family transcription factor; amino-acid sequence: MESDMSLGAVLAALADPHRRRVVAELAEAGSDVERTCSSFALPVAKSTATHHFRILSESGLIQLTDYGNRKGVLLRREEVDRRFPGLLALLAAEQR
- a CDS encoding VOC family protein, which codes for MSETVDDLAFDNVAVAVTDMDQSIAWYKRVFGFEVAYRTYSTAVQADFVLLEIRGLRIELLSKPAIERSPEITPESLLSVSGLKAIVFRTRDLEAVTARFERLDLTFVWKLRSISADGLRATMIRDPDGNLINVLSYPDTR